The genomic stretch gtgtccCTGGCCGGAGGGGGGGGTcccggggtgtgggggggggcctgGCCGGAGGggtggggagtcccgggggggggggcctggccgggggggggggtccctgcactgcgggcggggggcggggtcCGCATCGCCCCACCTGAGccggggcggcggcggctccgcTTGGGGCCTCCAGGGCCGGGCCCCGCGCGTGTCCCCATGGCAACGCGGGGCCGGCCGgcgagggggcggggcccggagcggcgggggggggggttacaggaCGCTgctgcggccccccccccccgggaacccCCATCATATGAAGGGGGGGTCACCGTTGCCATGACAATGGGGGGGTCCAGGTCACCATGGAAACCCCTGTGTGACTGATGGAGCAGGGGCAGCcccatgaccccccccccatcccccgacCCTGGGCACGGCCAGCCCCGGGACCATGGGGGGGGGCACCCTGTTCCCATGGAAACGGGGGGGGTCCTTTCACCCTTAAAACTGGGGTCAGCATCACCATGGAAACCCCCGTGTGTAGGTGACGTCCGGCcgcgggaggggttggggggggtctcGGCGCTGCGTGCCCACCCCGGCTTATCCCAGCCCCCTAGAAACGGGATCCCCCCCCACCGTGGCGATAGAGGTGGGGGGGCGCGGTggaaagcgggggtgggggatgcCCTGATGTTACaggaacagtcccaatttttgggtctcttTCCtctataggctcctattaccccccccccagccccccgtccCCCATTGTTCACATCGGCTCTCTGGTCACCCTCGGAGTCCCTGCAGCCCCGGCCCCGCTGCGCAGGCCAGCGGGGTTTAAAGAGGTGCCCCCCCCTTGCTCTCGTGCCCCCCCTGGCGCTGTTGGCGCCAGCGATTTCCTCTTTGTGCAACGCTCCCGCCTGGGTGCGGACAGGATCCGTGTGTAACAACCAGTGCTAGGTGTGCGCATTGGGTGGGGGCGCGGGGGGGCCATAGGGCAGAGCTGTTCTGTCCTCCTGTGGCAAGAGAAAAGggtaaatttcatcccattttccACTCAGGTttaactgcccccccacccagcgAGTAAGACGTCCAGAGAGGCTTACAGCGGGGATTGCAACTGCCCGGGTGATCTGGCACCATTCCCTTCATATCTCTCCGTCAGCAGCaccattagccccattttacagatggaggaattGAGGCACACAGACCTGAGGAGAGCCAGCCAAAGGCACAAGTAGACCCCAGGAGTCCTCTTTCTGTGCTCTACCTGCTGGGCAAGACTATCTCCGTTTTACCACTTTAAAGGTCAGGGGTAGGCTTAATGCAGGATTTAGAGACAGTGATGtcaccacaataaaaaaaaaaacatatgtcCTACGACCCTTGCTCATCACGGTGGTTTCCCTACGTTCACAGGATAGGCTTGTGGTTAAGGTGCCGTATGTGGCCTCAGGTGATCTGAGCTCTGTTCCTGGAGTGTGTGACCTGTGGTAAACCATTTCACCAcgcactgcctcagtttccctatttgtacAATGGAGATGATCTTTTCTTTGTCTATTTGGAGTGTCAGCTCTTCGAGGTAGGGACTATCTCTCAGTGTGTATGTATAGCGCCTAGCAAAACGGGTCTCCACttttggttggggcctctagttGTTACTAGAACTGAAATAATCTCTCTCACGCCCCCCTGCAGCCCATGCAAAAGCATCCCCTCCTCGCTGAAGGGTAACATTTGGGAGTCTAGTGTTTTTGCTCATCCTAGGTCCTGTTTAATCTCATAGCCGTACCCTGACTATAAACCTGTGGGGTGATGTTAGCAGCTGAGCCAAAAACTAGACAGGTGcatagttaaaaaacaaacacaaacatctTTATTTACATGCACATTGGAGCTGTATCGATCGGGCTACAGATCCCAGCTCTCCCCTGGAGCAGAAAGGGAAGGAAACCCAGCTATGTCCCTTAGGCCAAGTTCTGCCTGCTAGGCTAGTCTGCTCTACCTGGAGGTGTCATAAGCCAAGACCATGTGCAGAGAGACTCCAGCCCTagagctcagccctggcctcTCTCATCTGAGCCGAGGAGGAGCTCCCATTGCTGCAGGGAAGTTAAGTAGCAGGCTGTTACAGTTGCTGGGGCCAGCCGCTAGGGTAAGACACGCTCACACCCTTTAGGCCGGTATATTGCACAAGGTGGGGGGCGATATGCCGTGATGGGAAGGGATGCGCTGAACCCTCAGCAGCTTCACAGCAGTGGGACCACCgcaggggggttgaatggtgGGGAAGCTTGGATTCAGAGCTACCAACTTCCCCTAACAGCGCAAACATCCTCTACGGCCCATCTccggggggctgggggcgggatgAAATGAGGCAGGTGTTCGGAAGCTGAGTCTAGAGGCAAATCGAGGCCGAGCCAAAAGCCCAGATCCAGTCCCTCTCCACAGGCTGGAATCTGGATTGGGAGCCGAATTCGGTGGCATCTCACTTCCCAGCCATGTCTCTCCTGGGGCTGCAGCGGGGCCGGTCTTGGGGTGTTTAGTCCATGTCAGCAGGGCGCAGCGGTCCAGCatctgcagctgccctgctgggtTATCAGTCCCTTTGTGGGGGCTCACAGGAACACCTGCTATTCTGCACCCCAGCACTGTGGTGTCCCGTTCACATCAGCTCCACCAAGGCAGGCTTCTCCTCCGGATCAGTCCTCCCCCTAGTGCAAAGCCGTGCCCTTGGGGCAGAACATGCCTGCCAATGGCTTGACTGGGGACCCCACCCTGAAGACAAACACCAATGGGGGGGTGGGGCGAACATGGTGGGGCAAGTGGGAAGCTGCAGCTGAGGCTGGAGCAACAGGATTTTGCAATGTGTCCCCATTCCAACACCACCCCATCAAGATCCACATCCctgctgcatgggggaggctcaggatccagatgtgggtgggtgagattctgtggcctgcgttgtgcagaggtcagactagatgatcaaaatggtcccttctgaccttaaagtctatgattctatgtgaacGTCACGGACTCTGAATCCTCACCTGGGGGAAGGCGATGAGCTATCTTCAACCCCAagtggctggggcaaggggtccAACTCCCCCCTTCTCTAGTCCTTAGCAGCTGTTGCATTGTACAAGCAAAGGCAAAGAGGCTCTGGGTGAATCCAGGGGGGTGCTGGTAAATGGCCATCCACGGTCCTGCCATGGCTCTCCACCTGCTGGGATTCGGAGCTAGTCCTCCAGCTTTCCCTGGGAAGGGTGGACAGAGAggacggggaggatggacgaagaGAGAGACAGTGCCCCGTGGTTCCTCACCGGTCCTGCCTCCGGAGTGGCGGGGATGGGGGGTAGTGCCGGACCGGTGGCATGTCGTAGTGACTGGGGATGTGACTGTTCTTGGGGGAGTCGTAGTGGTTGGGAGGGACGCTGGGGGCTGCTGGAGACAAACCTTCTGCCCCCGCGGGGCAACTCTCtagagggaggagaagaggaaagaCAAGGGCATTACCAAAGGCCCCTGTGAAAGCGTCTCATTATGGGCTTGTGGTTAAGGACTTGGGAGATCAGGGATCGATTCTAaaaactctgccacagactccccaAGTGACCCCGGGCCAGTCACTTTATTGGTCTGGGCCTTGgctccccatctctaaaatggggataaggacacttcctttctcccatgctgcatCTATTTTCAAccatgagctctttggggcaggaactgcctCTCACTGTgcgtgtctgtgcagcacccagcatgatGGGGCCCCAATCTTGATGGGGTGGCCACTGAAATGCAAAAGCCTGGCAGTGGACAAGCACCCCCAAGTGGCATGTCACGCCCTCTCCCAGGTGCCATTCAGTCTCTGGCATCACTGCAAAGTGAACAGGACTGGAGGGGTCCCATAGCCCATCGCGGTGCCGACCTCTACCTTCTGCCCTGGAGCCGGCGGCTGGCTCCTCGAAGAGCCCGATCTCAGCATAGGACATTTCTCGCTTCACGGGGGACTTCATCTCCATGTAGCTGCCCTCCAAGGGCTTGGCCATGAGCTCGGGCAGGTCCTTGATGGTGGCATAGGGGTTCTCACTGTTCAGCGAGCTGTTGCTGGCGCGTAGGGCCTCCTCCTTGATGTAGTCTGGAGGGTGGGTGGAAGGATGGCAAAGGGAGGGTAGGTGAATACAGGAAGTGGGAGCAGCCGGCGGGCTGGGATGCCAGTTTAGCCTGGAGGAGACGAGTTTGCTGGGCCTGTCTAGCTCCAGCGCTAGACAATGCTATGGGCCGCAATCAGCGCTAACTGGGCCCCTCGTCGGCAGCCTCAGCAAAGAGGCCTACGGCTGAATGGGGCCCTATGCACCGAGCTCCCTTCTTGCCCCCAGGGCGTCCCACCTGGGCAGGTCAGGGCCCCACGGGCAGCATGTGCAGGGGAGGGAGCTTGTCCAggctggagctgctctggggaTACACAGGGCTTCTCCAGAGCCAGCCCAGCTTCCTCGCACCCTgttgagccccccgccccactcccacagcaccccctagcgccGCACTGGGATATAGGGTCAGCGCTGAGTGCAAGGGGAGAGCGCCCTGTCCTGAGGCacccgccccacagcaccccctagcgccGCACTGCAACATGGGGGTAAGTGCTGCAGTAAGCACGACTCCTCCCACTCCCGCtcctcccagaccccaccccaggAAAATGAGGCCATCGGCCTGAGCCAAGAGCATCTGGGGGAGACGCCCGTGGGACCCAATCACCCCTCTCCCATGCACCAGGGCCCCTGGAAGCCACCCCCCCCCAAGGGAGCTGCTGTGCTCACCATTGCTGTAGTACTTCCCCAGGCTGTTGCTGTAGCTGTAGCTGCGATCCATGGGGCCGCCCCCTGCACATGGAAGGAGACcgtgaggctgctggacacagtcAGACCCCAGGGGGTCCCTCTAGCTCCCCAGCCTGTACTGCCATCCTTTAGCTACAAGGGGGCTCCCTTCACGAGGCTGGAGTCTGTGTCCGCCCCCGCAGCAGAGATGCGGGGAGGTCGTGAGAAATGGGGACACTGACTAGAAACTAGATGAAGGCAGCTCCCAGCCAAGGAAGGGTCTCCCCACACAGCATCCAGGGAAGGCCCCCCCCACCCAAGGGCCCTGGCTGCTTTTCTCCTCACCAGCTTTGGGGTGGGCAGTTGTGCCCTTGTTTGGGGATGAAATGTATAGGGCTCCAACCAAGACCGGCAGTTTGAGCTGAAATGGACCCAGGAGTGCCAGCTCCCCTTCTCCTGCTCTAATCCAGAGAGCTTGCTCCACTCCCAGAgccaatagaacccaggagtcctgaaggcccccccccatctccttccctAACTACTATGCCCACTCCTCTTCCTGAGccaagactagaacccaggagtactGAGCCCCACCCGCCCTTCCCAGTCTCCTTCTCTAACTACTAGGCATCACTCCCTTCCTAGAgatgggaaagaacccaggagtcctgagctcCCCATCTCCAACTCCTAACCCCACTCACCTTCCAGCACTGGGAGTAGAAGCCATGGCCCCACCCTGTTCTGATCCCTAGACcccacttcctctccccacaccatCTCCTAAAGCCCAGCTCGGCTCAGAGTTGGTGAGCCTTCGCCTCCCACCTTACCCCGCTCGTGATGCTTCAGCGCTGGCGCCCCGTGGTGCTTCCAGTCGGCAGGCAGCGAGGCGTTACAGTCCGGTCCATAGGCCATGGTCTTTATGTTGGAGAAGTGCTGGTTGCAGGGCACCTGTGGCCGAAATAAGGGGCGGAAATCAGCAGTGTCCTACCGCCCCCTGCCCATGGGGCCCAGCTCGGCAGAGATGGGCAGCCAGCTGCCCCTTTGCCAGGCCAGGATTTCGGGAaccacagggtgtgtgtgtgtgtgtccatgaaGAACCCCTTCGTTCTGGAGTGGCCCTTGCCAAACTAGAGTTCAGGTTGAGACAAGCGCTCGCATTAAGAGCAGATGTTTCGAAGCGCTCTAAAATCCCTACACATACTCAGATTGCCTCGAAATCTGCTGTGCCCCATGGCGCCCTGGGGTGGGGCGAGTGGggcaaatttggggtcatttgacccATGGGTTCCAGAGATACAGCACCCAGTAAAAAAGGGTTGGTCTCTATATTTTGCCTGTTCTCATCCCTTAGTTGTTTGGACACCCCTGGGGTTCAGACTACAGGACTGGTCTGCACCCAACTGTGCTTATCTGATCGGATGGGCCCTCAGCTCGGGCCCAGcacccagctctgggctggggaagagacaGTTGAGCAGTTACTAGAGGGTCTGTCTGGCTCTCTGAACCAGCACAGGCTGGGAAAAACAGGCCAGAAAAAGTGATTTGCACAGACTTGGGGCGCCCAGCAGCCGGGGCGCTGCCGGGGGACAACCAACCTGATGGCTTagcgcaggggtgggcaaactttttggcccaagggccacatctgggtatggaaattgtatggtgggccaggaatgctcacaaaattgggggttgggacatcagagggggtgagggctccgcctatgggtgtgggctctggggtgaggccagaaatggggagttcagggtgtgggagggggctctgggctggggcaggaggttggggtgcagaaaggggttCAGATTCTGGCTGGggttgctccaggctgggaccaaggggttcggagggcaggagggggatcagggctggggaagggggttggggcatgggagggggtcagaggtgcaaCTATTTTTGCAGCAAAtactcagcccagcccagccctggagaGACGCTACAGACAAGCTGCCTCCTCTCTGCCCGTCCCCAAGGGGGCTCCGTGCCTCGAGGCTCCAGAGAACAAAAGGCTGGGAACTTCCCCGGAGCAGTGTCACCCCGAGGGCTGGGGCTTACCTTGAGGGAGCTCGCCCTGTCCTGgctgttgggggcgggggaggtcgGCACGCACCGCGACAGGGTGTGGTAGCTTGGATTGGAGTAGTAGTGGGTGTAGCTGGGTGGGACGTCTGGTCAGACACAGAAAGGGACAGACAGAGTTAGGCCAAAGTCTCTGGGAGTCCTGTCCACTAGCTGTCCCCAGGGGACTGCGCAGCGCCGGGTGCCTGTCCCCACCCTGTGCTGGGCTCCGGCTGGATTCCCCTCGCAAAGCCTAGGGCAGCTGGGATCAGTACTTCGGTGGGAGACTTTCCCGAGAGTGGAGTGGGTGACTGAGCTCAGTGTCCTAGGAGGTGCCGCGCTAACGGGAGCAGGGGGGTGACTTAGAGAGCAGAGCCCCCGCTATTGAGCGCGCCGCGCCCTCACCTGGCACCGCGTACTCCGAGCTGTCTGTCCGCCCCGTGGTGTAGGCCACGGCCAGGTGTCTGTTCTCTTTGCCCTTCTGCCAGTGCCGGTAGCACAGGAAAAACACCAGCATCGCCACAAGCAGGATCACCAGGACGATGATGCCAATGATCGCCCCCAGGGAGCTGTACCCCACCGGCACAGCTGGCACCATGGTGAAGGGGTGCTCGGGGCTCCCTGCACACCCGGAGGAATAAATTAGATCTtctgcccagagctggggacagaacccaggagtcctagctcccagcccctctcctactcccctcccggagccggggaaagaacccaggcatcctgggcTCCTAGCCCCCTGCCTGGTCTCACTCACATTTCTCACACTGGGCCCCGCTCCTGCCCGGCTCGCACTGGCAGCTCCCCGTCACATGGTGGCAGGTGGAGTTGTGGAGGCACTCGCAGAGCTGGAGGCACCTGGGTCCAAAGGTGCCACGGGGACACTCTGCCAGGGGCGCACAAGGGCCAAGGTTAGAAttcatggggggaagggggctgggaggcaggagcatTTACACAGGATGGTTCTGGGTGAGAGGAAGGGACAGGCCAGTCCCGGGGAGCGGCTTAAGCCATACAGCTCCGCATCCCTCCTCCTAACTGCTGGAGGAGACCAATGGTCCGTATAACCCAatattagagctggctgggaaataaTCTGTGTTCCAGCAAAACTTGATCAACTTTTGATGaacgaccaaaaaaaaaaaaaacaaaacaaaatgttttggtcaacatTTTTCTTCCAAGTTTCTGGGTTTTCATCCAAAACCTGAAAACCCCAAGAGGCTGTGGCTGAAAAGTTATATTTTTTTTGAGCGTCAATGGTCAGAAACAAAGTggaaaatatttgggtttttggCCAACATTTTAGCGCGAGTTCAGTTGCTAAAAAAACGAATTTTCcagatttctgttttttcaacGAAAGCCCGGAAAATTTAACCAAAAATTGGACTTTCCCTGGGGAAATTTGTTTTAACCCAAAAATCTGGGGGTTTTTTGTGTCAAAAACTTGTCAATCTGCTTCCCTCAAGACCCGCCCAGAAGTCCTGTGTGGGTGCAGTGCTCCCCTCTGCCAGCAGTGGGTGCTGCAGGTGGCTCCCCAATGCAGTCTCGGGGCCGTCATGCAGCCCTGTGCATTCCCcggggtgctcttctggctcggCCAGGGCGGGCTCTGCAGCTTACTGGTTTCACAGTTGGTGCCGGTGTACCCGGAGGGGCACAGACACCTCCCGGTCGCCGGGTCACACTGAGCCTCGTTCTGGCACTGGCATGCCTGGGCACAGTTCTCCCCATAGCGCCCCAGGGGGCAGCCTATAGAGAAGAAACCAAGCGGGTGAGGTCTGTATGGGGAAGGAGAAGTGTGATGAACAGCCCGTACCTTCCGAGCAATGTCTGCCAGTCAAGCCGGCTGGACAAGAGCAGCTCCCATCCACGGTGTTGCACCGGCCTCTGTTTGGGCACCGGCAGGTGTGGCTGCAGGCCTCTCCCCACGTGCCAGGTGGGCAGGCTGCGGAGGAGAGGAGACGTCCGTCAGTCCCATTACGCACCCGGCTCTGGAAGCTGCTCTCCCCAGACCTCTTCCCTGATGAGCTactgagtgtatgtgtgtgagatcCCATTGCCCCCTGgtggctgctcacagaaaggataAGAGTCCTACTTCTGCTACCGGCTGAAGGAGATCTCCGTTAGCTCAAATGCAGAGGCCTAAATTTTGGGGGCTGACAGAGCCTCCAGGCTCTCCAGATCATAGTCCTGGGGACCCTATTGTGTCCAGATTCCTTATAACCCCTACAAGTGCCTTACCCCCGCAACTTATTCCCCGTTGACCTGTGCTGCCCGTGAGTTGGGGGCGCCCCCCGGCCGCGGATGTGACTCACGCTGTGAGCAGTCGCTGCCTGTCCACCCGGGGAAGCAGTCGCAGGAGCCATCCACGAGGTGGCAGGTGGAGTGGTTGGAGCATCGGCAGGACATTGCGCACTTCTTGCCGTAACGCCCAGGCTGGCAGGCTGCGGCAAGGGAAGAAGAAATGGAAGGGGTGTGGAGGCGAGTCACGTACCAGCCCTAACCCGGCCCCATCAGACAGCTGCTCGTGTGAAAGGAGTTTGCCGGGTCTTAGCCCAGATCCTGATGGGGACCAGGCAAAGCCACCGCCACCAATCAGTGCCGACTGACCCTGTTCGTGCACAGCCTCAGCAGAGGGGCCCAAACGGGCCCACGGAGACAGAACTCCTTGCTGCCCCTAGAGGGGATGGGTCACGGGGACACAGGCTGGTGTGTTCCCATATGGATTTCTCATTCCCtcaggggagcaggggtgggggtttgCCCCCTACACGTATCCATCTCCCCAAATCCTGGCCAGCTCCACTGAGGGCCTGGGATACCCGTGCAGTGGCCTCTGACCCTGCCCGCTGCACCCGAACCAgcccttggggtgggggtgggggagcaggctcGAAAGGAGGATGCCAGTGCCAGCTCACGGGCCGGTCCCTTCTGGGCTTTGTGCAATGGACTTTGCTCTGCTCTGGCACTGGACAGAGCCAGGCACTTGCCCCGCCGGTACAGGACAGCTCCCCCAGGGCTGGGCAATGCAGGAGCAGGACCCCCttgccaccccccccacacacacacacaccccagcctgctGGCTCAGAGCGTCATCCTCAGTTGCATGGCACTTACGGCGCTGGCAGGTGGGGCCACGGTACCCGGGCGTGCAGCTGCAGCTCCCGTCCTCCGAGGAGCAGGCAGCTCCGTTCTTGCAGATGCAAGGCTGGCTGCAGTTACGCCCCCAGAAGCCGTCGTCACAGACCAGATTGCAGCGGGCCCCTGGGGTGGCAAGGAAAGGAACAGGGTGCTCTCTTAGTGAGGACCCCTCCTCAccaggcagctgggggggggcctAGCCGGGTCCCAGCGCCAACCCAGTCACCTGCATGGAGAAATAAAACTTCTCACATCCCAGGTTGTCAGGGATGCCAGTGACACTGTCCCCCTATCAGTCGAGTGAGTCACCACACAGCTCCCTGCCGGCCCTACGGTCTCCCAGCCCAGCGCCGACCCAGAAACAGCCCTCTTCGAAGCTGCGCTCCCATCACTCAGACGCCAGTTAGCTCCTTATAACTCCGGCGCAGCCCCGACTCGAGTCTCgtccacactcacacacacacgaaCCCTTCGCTCCAGTGAGGGGAGGTTCTTAACTCGAACTGGCCGGCCCGTCAGCAGGCACCAGCTGGCACGGCTCGAGTGCTGCTATTCCCCCAAAGCCTGCCGGAATACCCACTGGGCCACATGCCCCTGCCATCTGGCTGCAAAGGAAACCTCGCGAACTTGAGCCAAGTGTAACCTGCAGGGATGACGGCTCGGAGAGGTGCGagccgccctccttcccctcggGGAGAAGCTATTGCCGGGCAGTTTGCCAAGACCGGAGCAGGAGCCAGTCTGGCTCTCTTTGGTGCCCTGTGGGGGTGGCGTTTGGGCAAGCACCATCACTTTATTTCGCCCTTGGTCCAGGAGGTACCCCACTGAGTCCAGCCACGCCCCACTAAGGGGGAACGGGCCTCACGCTGATGTATCCTGGACCTCTGCACAATTCACTGTGAGCTGTGCCTCCTTCAGGCATGTCAAGTCCGGTGGGAGGAGCTTATGTTGTGGGTGGAGCCTGGAAGAGTACCGCCCCTTTCCTTCCCTGAACTAGCCAGGCCCATAAGAGCTGTGTGTTGAGCTGGCAGGGATGCCAAGGGACTCCCTGGATGCCATCATGGACAGAGACAGAgtcctcccatcccctccccagatCCCTGCCTCCCACCTGGCCCCCTCACCTGTCCATCCCGGCAGGCAGTGGCACTGTCCCGTGACGGGGGAGCAGCCGTCCGCGTGGCTGCAGTCACAGTGACTGCTGCAGCCGGGTCCGTAGGCACCTTTCTGTTAGCGAGAGGGGGATGCAACCAGAGTCAGTGGCACTGGGATGGGATTGGGGTGGGTGATTTTAACCCAGAACCCTTCCTGGTCCCATCCCACTGGTGCATGAGTCTAACCCCACCGCAAGCCTCCCcagtctgacccacaccccccaccctgctggtGCATACAATCTAATCTATTCCCACTCCGCCCCGCCGGTGCCCACAGTCTAACCCACGCCTACTCTGCTCCACAGAAGCGCCTGGTCTAATCCATAACCCCACTCCTAAACCAGCCCCCTCTCCATCGCCATTAAATCACCCAGCCCCTTTCCCAGGCTGGGCCAGCGAGTGACTTTCCCAATCAATTTGTTAGCCCATTGTTGCAATTATTTTGTCCAGTGAGACAATCACAGACAGCCGAGATCCCGGCCCACGCGCGGGCACTGAGTGGGTAGCGGGCACCGTTAGAGGCACC from Dermochelys coriacea isolate rDerCor1 chromosome 24, rDerCor1.pri.v4, whole genome shotgun sequence encodes the following:
- the PEAR1 gene encoding platelet endothelial aggregation receptor 1 isoform X1, yielding MKLHTVLLLGLQMHLATSLNPSDPNVCSYWESFTTAMKESYAHPFAQASKDSCDGTWSFLKPCTQHKIVYKTAYRQAVKIDYRKRYRCCQGYYESADVCVPSCTKECVHGRCVAPDQCQCEQGWRGTDCSSVCDARSWGPRCENPCQCGDGGACDPLTGACVCSPGYKDPVCKDPCDPRTYREGCQLDCPCKNAAKCHRETGACLCQPGFTGAYCELRCLNGSDGLHCPGHCPCQNGGICHPPNTTHCVCPPGWMGAICSIPCPQGWYGSGCLGECQCHNNGLCDPVTGRCQCAPGYTGERCREECPIGKYGQDCGQPCDCTNGGRCFHINGACLCEAGFLGTHCEERKCLDGLYGLACHLPCLCSPQHSQSCHPMSGECTCKPGWAGLHCNETCPHGYYGANCQEPCLCLNGGTCDGTTGLCHCAPGFTGEHCSSHCPADTYGVNCSLQCTCKNAFACSPIDGTCICKEGWHGGDCSSPCPAGTWGLGCNETCRCANGATCSPVSGVCSCAAGWHGSRCQEPCAKGAYGPGCSSHCDCSHADGCSPVTGQCHCLPGWTGARCNLVCDDGFWGRNCSQPCICKNGAACSSEDGSCSCTPGYRGPTCQRPCQPGRYGKKCAMSCRCSNHSTCHLVDGSCDCFPGWTGSDCSQPCPPGTWGEACSHTCRCPNRGRCNTVDGSCSCPAGLTGRHCSEGCPLGRYGENCAQACQCQNEAQCDPATGRCLCPSGYTGTNCETKCPRGTFGPRCLQLCECLHNSTCHHVTGSCQCEPGRSGAQCEKWSPEHPFTMVPAVPVGYSSLGAIIGIIVLVILLVAMLVFFLCYRHWQKGKENRHLAVAYTTGRTDSSEYAVPDVPPSYTHYYSNPSYHTLSRCVPTSPAPNSQDRASSLKVPCNQHFSNIKTMAYGPDCNASLPADWKHHGAPALKHHERGGGPMDRSYSYSNSLGKYYSNDYIKEEALRASNSSLNSENPYATIKDLPELMAKPLEGSYMEMKSPVKREMSYAEIGLFEEPAAGSRAEESCPAGAEGLSPAAPSVPPNHYDSPKNSHIPSHYDMPPVRHYPPSPPLRRQDR